The following are from one region of the Nitrospirota bacterium genome:
- a CDS encoding ketoacyl-ACP synthase III yields MKKAYIIGTGSYLPDKIVTNKELEGLTGLTPHEIERRTGILERRRADKDEATSDLATQAALSAIKSAGVSVEDVGLIVLSTTSQDMFMPSTACIVQKNIGAKRAAAFDINASCSGFLYSMNIAEMFIRSGQTDIALVIAAEVKSRFVDPKDKETSILFGDGAGAIILSSEKKEKEGMRAEILNIWLYADGTNWEWIHLPAGGSRMPAASDTISSGLHNMKMDGSKVYRKAIKTLEGLLIDTLKRCGLTISDIDTFIFHQANRRIIKQVISRLCIPEDKVPVTITYTGNTSSASIPITLDQMVKEGRIKKGDTVLMASFGGGLTWGSAIINLM; encoded by the coding sequence GTGAAAAAAGCATACATCATAGGAACAGGCTCGTATTTGCCTGATAAAATAGTAACGAACAAAGAACTGGAAGGCCTTACAGGTCTGACCCCGCATGAAATAGAAAGACGGACAGGTATCCTGGAACGCAGGAGGGCTGATAAAGACGAGGCAACCTCAGACCTGGCAACTCAGGCTGCCTTGTCAGCAATTAAATCTGCCGGGGTATCTGTGGAGGATGTGGGACTTATAGTTCTTTCTACAACATCCCAGGATATGTTCATGCCGTCTACTGCCTGCATAGTGCAAAAGAACATAGGCGCTAAAAGAGCGGCGGCATTTGATATAAATGCATCCTGTTCCGGATTCTTATATTCCATGAACATAGCTGAGATGTTTATAAGAAGCGGACAGACAGATATTGCACTTGTTATCGCCGCAGAGGTGAAATCAAGATTCGTTGACCCAAAAGATAAAGAGACCTCCATATTGTTCGGTGACGGTGCCGGCGCTATAATACTCAGCAGTGAGAAGAAAGAAAAAGAAGGAATGAGGGCGGAGATCCTCAATATCTGGCTTTACGCCGATGGTACCAACTGGGAGTGGATACATCTCCCTGCAGGGGGGTCAAGAATGCCTGCAGCCTCTGATACAATTTCATCGGGTCTCCACAACATGAAAATGGACGGCAGCAAGGTCTACAGAAAGGCCATAAAGACATTGGAGGGATTGTTAATAGATACGCTTAAGAGATGCGGCCTCACTATTTCTGACATAGACACCTTCATATTTCATCAGGCAAACCGCAGGATTATTAAACAGGTAATATCACGACTCTGCATCCCGGAAGATAAGGTCCCTGTGACGATTACATATACGGGAAACACCTCATCAGCCTCCATTCCAATAACACTTGATCAAATGGTAAAAGAGGGGAGAATAAAAAAAGGCGATACCGTCTTAATGGCCTCCTTTGGAGGCGGGCTTACATGGGGGTCGGCAATTATAAATTTGATGTAG
- the smc gene encoding chromosome segregation protein SMC, whose translation MRLKKLEIFGFKTFPEKTTIHFQPGITCIVGPNGCGKSNVVDSILWVMGEQSTKTLRGEKMEDVIFFGSESRKTIGLAEVTLTIGDIRGELPSQYSEYSEIEITRRLFRSGESEYLINKVHCRLKDIRDILIDAGIGFKGHTVIEQGRVERILTSTPEDRRAIIEDTAGIMKYKFRKTEALRKLESTQQNLLRVRDIISEVKRQINSLDRQVRKAKDYQELAGSIKERDVALSVAKFTDLGNNLNDLKSREEALNNEELQALSEFTRIEADGEETRTTIIEEDKHLASMRQALHDVEKEIGGNENRLILNENQMTHQKGEVERISSEVVKLKEDISTLTLSLEAFNIERDIVEEFLSNGEVSVVEEELRYEAASREFHNLQEAIENARKTLFGIVTNITGARNKEVSLQSRASELARLKDRIISERDNSLSAISDVRIRIGSTDEIRNTTRNELNEKQHLLKSLSEKLVSLENVIRELTDSLHSKKELLHRSEARYHSLEEMEKNLVGYQEGVRSLFLSRAKNEINVEGIRGIVADFFEVTGTEGFSAEKVIETVLGDRLQNVVVTDHGDTKKAIEFLKTKSAGRSSFIPLTPRVNRDIGINGDSAHLFTEKMGMGVIGPALNFVTCKDEYKTLAEYLLSDVIIVESLDTALSLWNEDSYGFTFATIDGEIVEPGGRIAGGITTGKSQGLIEKRKELRTLKAEVVKVTQEVSAIDVDLERVKKETIAVKLQIEEFNSQVRQAELALVNKEKDLEALRDEETRREFQIETLSAEEREIDTEVVTLTEELKKFEGDIHSLISEQLSIEQNIQELIETQRLGREKWEEAQRAVTVKKLELATQKEKKESLSLRIIEIERRIQEADGLIEEKEDDILKIKQRIEEFIIQKTAVEAAIRELWLNKEALSTEVTGKEQDRSSHEDKLRLLEDAIKERRRKIEGLKGSLNQIELQKTELRLQMGYLKDSLYTAYQIELEGEVDNPAHKEILINANMETLSAEVSAQKEKLNRMGPVNLASIEEYQELSQRYEFLTTQESDLTQACNTLHETISKINKTTKEMFINTFHVINEKFQQMFQMFFQGGTSRLVLTDESNVLESGIEIIAQPPGKRVSQLALLSGGEKALTAMSLLFATFLARPTPFCVLDEIDAPLDETNTERYIRTLREMMSFSQFVVITHNKRTMEGSDMLYGVTMEEPGVSKLISVNLTKREEIVEDPAEMLLQSA comes from the coding sequence ATGCGTCTGAAGAAATTAGAAATCTTCGGCTTCAAGACCTTCCCTGAAAAGACTACCATTCATTTTCAACCCGGGATAACGTGTATCGTTGGCCCTAATGGGTGCGGCAAGAGTAATGTCGTTGATTCCATCCTCTGGGTTATGGGTGAGCAAAGCACCAAGACCCTAAGAGGGGAGAAGATGGAAGATGTCATATTTTTCGGAAGTGAGTCGAGGAAAACCATCGGTCTGGCAGAGGTCACCCTTACAATAGGTGATATTCGGGGCGAACTCCCATCCCAGTATTCAGAATATTCTGAGATCGAGATTACGAGAAGGTTATTCCGCTCCGGTGAGAGCGAGTATCTTATCAATAAAGTACACTGCCGTCTGAAAGACATCAGGGATATCCTCATTGATGCAGGTATTGGGTTCAAGGGCCATACTGTTATAGAACAGGGCAGGGTCGAGAGGATACTTACCTCAACACCTGAGGACCGGAGGGCTATCATTGAAGATACCGCCGGAATCATGAAATATAAGTTCAGAAAGACTGAGGCGCTGAGGAAATTAGAGTCTACTCAACAAAATCTTCTAAGGGTGAGGGACATCATTTCAGAGGTTAAGAGGCAGATCAATTCCCTCGACAGACAGGTTAGAAAGGCTAAAGACTATCAGGAACTTGCAGGGAGTATCAAGGAGCGTGATGTAGCCCTTTCAGTTGCAAAGTTCACTGACCTTGGTAACAATTTGAATGATCTGAAAAGCCGGGAAGAAGCACTCAATAATGAAGAGTTGCAGGCACTGTCCGAGTTTACAAGGATAGAAGCAGATGGAGAGGAGACGAGGACTACCATTATTGAAGAGGACAAGCATCTGGCTTCTATGAGGCAAGCTCTCCACGATGTTGAAAAAGAGATCGGTGGAAATGAAAACAGACTTATCCTCAATGAAAATCAGATGACCCATCAGAAGGGTGAAGTTGAACGTATATCATCTGAGGTAGTTAAACTAAAGGAAGACATTTCGACACTTACCCTGTCCCTCGAGGCTTTCAATATTGAAAGAGACATAGTTGAAGAGTTCCTATCCAACGGTGAAGTGTCTGTTGTCGAAGAGGAACTAAGATATGAGGCTGCAAGCAGGGAATTTCATAACCTGCAGGAAGCGATTGAAAATGCTCGTAAAACCTTATTTGGTATAGTAACTAATATAACAGGGGCAAGAAACAAGGAAGTCTCCTTACAATCAAGGGCCTCTGAGCTGGCAAGATTAAAGGACCGGATAATTTCAGAGAGGGATAACAGTCTGAGCGCTATATCAGATGTCAGGATCAGGATAGGCTCAACGGATGAGATTAGAAATACCACCAGGAATGAACTGAATGAAAAACAGCATCTCCTGAAATCTCTGTCCGAAAAGCTTGTTTCGTTGGAAAACGTAATACGGGAGTTGACAGACAGCCTTCACTCAAAAAAGGAGCTCCTTCACAGGAGTGAGGCACGCTATCACTCCCTTGAGGAAATGGAAAAAAACCTTGTTGGTTATCAGGAGGGGGTACGGTCGCTTTTCCTATCCAGGGCAAAAAATGAGATTAATGTTGAAGGCATCCGCGGAATCGTTGCCGACTTTTTTGAAGTAACAGGAACAGAGGGTTTCTCTGCAGAAAAGGTAATTGAGACAGTCCTTGGTGACCGTCTTCAGAATGTTGTTGTAACTGATCACGGGGACACTAAAAAGGCTATTGAATTTCTAAAGACAAAGAGTGCAGGTCGTTCTTCATTTATCCCATTAACTCCTCGTGTAAACAGGGATATTGGCATAAACGGGGACAGCGCCCATTTATTCACAGAAAAAATGGGAATGGGTGTGATAGGACCGGCCCTGAATTTTGTAACTTGTAAGGATGAATACAAGACGCTCGCTGAATACCTCCTTTCTGATGTCATAATAGTAGAAAGTCTGGACACAGCCTTATCTTTATGGAATGAGGATAGTTATGGGTTTACATTTGCTACTATTGATGGCGAAATTGTTGAACCAGGGGGACGTATTGCCGGTGGCATCACAACAGGTAAATCGCAGGGATTAATAGAAAAGAGAAAAGAACTTAGAACCCTGAAGGCTGAGGTAGTGAAGGTGACTCAGGAGGTATCAGCAATTGATGTTGACCTGGAGAGGGTAAAGAAAGAAACTATCGCAGTAAAACTACAGATTGAAGAATTCAATAGCCAGGTGCGTCAGGCAGAGCTTGCGCTTGTTAATAAAGAGAAAGACCTTGAGGCGCTCAGGGATGAGGAGACAAGGCGCGAGTTCCAGATTGAAACATTATCTGCAGAAGAAAGAGAAATAGATACTGAGGTTGTCACATTAACAGAAGAGCTAAAAAAGTTCGAAGGTGATATTCACTCCCTGATTTCAGAGCAACTTTCTATAGAACAAAATATACAGGAACTTATAGAAACTCAGAGGCTGGGACGCGAAAAGTGGGAAGAGGCTCAGAGGGCAGTTACGGTTAAAAAATTAGAGCTTGCCACACAAAAAGAAAAGAAGGAGTCTCTATCGCTGCGCATAATAGAGATTGAGAGGCGCATTCAGGAGGCGGATGGACTGATAGAAGAAAAGGAAGACGATATACTGAAAATAAAACAGCGTATTGAAGAATTTATAATTCAAAAAACAGCTGTTGAAGCAGCCATTAGGGAGTTGTGGCTCAATAAAGAGGCGCTTTCTACAGAGGTAACCGGTAAGGAACAGGATAGAAGCAGTCATGAGGATAAACTGAGGTTATTGGAAGATGCTATTAAGGAAAGACGCCGGAAGATCGAGGGATTAAAGGGTTCACTTAATCAGATTGAACTGCAGAAAACAGAGTTGAGATTACAAATGGGGTACCTGAAAGATTCTCTATACACAGCCTACCAGATAGAATTGGAAGGGGAGGTTGATAATCCGGCACACAAGGAAATTCTCATAAATGCAAATATGGAGACACTGTCTGCAGAAGTTTCGGCACAAAAAGAAAAATTAAACAGGATGGGACCGGTTAACCTCGCATCCATTGAAGAATATCAGGAATTGAGTCAAAGATATGAGTTTCTGACGACACAGGAAAGTGACCTCACACAGGCATGTAATACACTGCACGAAACAATCTCGAAAATCAACAAGACTACCAAAGAAATGTTTATTAATACATTCCATGTCATTAACGAGAAGTTCCAGCAAATGTTCCAGATGTTCTTCCAGGGGGGTACTTCAAGGCTTGTGCTTACTGATGAAAGTAACGTGCTTGAGTCAGGTATAGAGATTATTGCCCAGCCTCCCGGTAAAAGGGTAAGTCAGTTGGCGCTGCTATCAGGGGGAGAAAAGGCACTTACAGCCATGTCGCTTCTCTTTGCAACATTCCTTGCCCGCCCAACCCCTTTCTGTGTACTTGATGAAATTGATGCGCCTCTGGATGAGACCAATACCGAGCGTTATATTCGTACACTGCGCGAAATGATGAGTTTCTCACAGTTTGTAGTCATTACGCACAATAAACGTACCATGGAAGGCTCTGACATGCTCTACGGGGTAACCATGGAGGAACCTGGTGTCTCAAAGCTGATCTCCGTTAATCTTACAAAGAGGGAAGAGATAGTCGAAGATCCAGCTGAAATGCTGTTACAGTCCGCCTAA
- the larE gene encoding ATP-dependent sacrificial sulfur transferase LarE: protein MGSLVVAFSGGIDSSLIAKIAYDSLGCKAVAVTATSPTYPSYEIEDARLIAFSIGIRHILIESNELEIADFSKNNADRCYHCKMELFDKLKTIANELHIDHIACGTTIDDLSDYRPGTEAARELGVRSPIVEAGLTKAMVREISKMLGLANWDKPSFACLSSRFPYGTEITEDRLEQVGMCETFLRQLGFKQFRVRYHGEVARVELSVYELNQFMEDLSLRDKIVKKFKEFGFTYVTLDLEGYRTGSMNEGIRTS, encoded by the coding sequence ATGGGATCTCTTGTAGTCGCTTTTTCCGGAGGGATTGACAGCTCTCTTATAGCAAAAATTGCTTATGACTCCCTTGGCTGTAAGGCGGTCGCTGTAACAGCCACGTCACCTACCTACCCGTCCTATGAAATAGAAGATGCCAGGCTGATAGCGTTTTCCATAGGTATCAGGCACATCCTTATAGAATCCAATGAATTAGAGATTGCTGATTTTTCAAAAAACAATGCTGACCGTTGTTATCATTGCAAGATGGAGTTGTTTGATAAACTGAAGACTATAGCTAATGAGTTACATATTGACCATATAGCCTGCGGGACTACTATTGACGATCTGTCAGATTACCGGCCGGGAACAGAGGCTGCCAGGGAACTCGGGGTACGGAGTCCCATTGTAGAGGCAGGACTTACAAAAGCAATGGTCCGGGAAATAAGCAAGATGCTTGGACTCGCTAACTGGGATAAACCCTCCTTTGCCTGTCTTTCTTCAAGGTTTCCTTATGGTACAGAGATTACAGAAGATAGATTAGAGCAGGTTGGTATGTGTGAGACATTTCTGCGTCAGCTTGGTTTTAAACAATTCCGCGTCCGGTACCATGGAGAGGTGGCACGCGTCGAGTTATCTGTTTATGAGTTAAATCAGTTCATGGAAGACCTCTCGTTGAGAGATAAGATTGTAAAGAAGTTCAAAGAATTCGGATTTACCTATGTTACACTTGATCTTGAGGGATACCGAACCGGCAGCATGAATGAAGGGATACGAACGTCATAA
- the bamD gene encoding outer membrane protein assembly factor BamD — translation MRRNLFAVSSTVIFLSASLLFTGCAGSNKTDTLSKADSLTDSLKELYDADALIKKADKLFSEKDYPGAIQEYKRFLELHPIHKSAAYSQYRIGLSYFKQIKSIDRNIEPVQKALSAFDTVVKVYPDSDYTNDGMEKIRICRDKLAEREFYIGSFYLHKEDYLAAIVRFNNILTDYKDTSVAEKTLYNLGIAYRSSSKEDKAKETLQHLLTLYPEGKYKEDASQLLAKLTSNLQ, via the coding sequence ATGAGAAGAAACTTATTCGCAGTATCATCCACAGTCATCTTCTTGTCAGCCTCCCTGCTTTTCACCGGTTGTGCTGGAAGCAACAAGACCGATACCCTATCTAAAGCGGATAGTCTTACTGATAGTCTTAAAGAGCTGTACGATGCAGATGCACTCATAAAGAAGGCTGATAAGCTTTTTTCGGAAAAGGATTACCCTGGGGCCATTCAGGAATACAAACGCTTTCTCGAGCTGCATCCTATTCATAAGTCAGCCGCTTATTCCCAGTATAGGATAGGACTTTCATACTTCAAACAGATCAAGTCAATAGACAGAAACATAGAACCTGTTCAAAAAGCACTGAGTGCGTTTGATACTGTTGTAAAGGTCTACCCTGACAGTGATTACACTAATGACGGTATGGAAAAAATCAGGATATGCCGGGACAAATTAGCAGAGCGGGAATTCTACATTGGCAGCTTTTATCTTCACAAGGAAGATTACCTGGCGGCCATCGTAAGATTTAATAATATCCTGACAGATTATAAAGACACATCGGTTGCTGAAAAAACACTATACAATCTTGGAATCGCATACAGGTCTTCAAGCAAAGAGGACAAGGCTAAAGAAACCCTACAGCACCTTCTGACTCTCTATCCTGAGGGCAAGTATAAGGAAGATGCCTCGCAACTGCTCGCCAAACTGACCAGCAATTTACAATAA
- a CDS encoding PaaI family thioesterase yields the protein MNLSDNNRCFGCGKENPLGLKISFTLDREKKAIKGEFTPGPEHQGYQGITHGGIIATLLDEAMGRLFFELGTYAVTAWMEVRFTAPLAIGQKVFVSAKVTKERKKFFEAVAEVIDSNGSTIANASGKLMMV from the coding sequence ATGAACCTCAGTGACAATAACAGATGCTTTGGCTGCGGAAAGGAGAATCCACTTGGCCTTAAGATCTCTTTTACATTGGACAGGGAGAAGAAGGCGATCAAGGGTGAGTTTACTCCCGGGCCGGAGCACCAGGGGTATCAGGGGATAACGCATGGCGGAATTATTGCCACACTCCTGGATGAGGCTATGGGGAGGCTTTTTTTTGAGCTTGGGACCTATGCTGTTACAGCATGGATGGAGGTTCGATTCACGGCTCCGCTTGCTATAGGGCAGAAGGTCTTTGTGTCTGCAAAGGTAACAAAAGAAAGAAAGAAGTTCTTCGAGGCTGTTGCAGAGGTTATTGACAGCAACGGCTCCACTATCGCAAATGCAAGCGGTAAGCTTATGATGGTTTAA